A stretch of Aythya fuligula isolate bAytFul2 chromosome 1, bAytFul2.pri, whole genome shotgun sequence DNA encodes these proteins:
- the LOC116502201 gene encoding C-type lectin domain family 2 member L-like encodes MGRPGAGGSPERRTAPRKAGGLFSNVWFWRGVAGILVAAVVLILCIHFVNHSSDKDIPACPSLELCPSDWLYFQKKCYYLSEREANWNSSQNFCSLHNASLLVIENLQELSFMVKITKQDPWIGLHKINEEFFWD; translated from the exons ATGGGGCGTCCCGGGGCTGGCGGCTCCCCGGAGCGGAGGACGGCGCCCCGCAAGGCTGGAG gtctGTTCTCAAATGTCTGGTTCTGGCGAGGTGTTGCTGGAATCCTCGTTGCTGCTGTCGTCTTGATTTTGTGTATTCACTTTG TAAACCATTCTTCGGACAAAGATATTCCTGCCTGTCCATCCCTGGAACTCTGTCCATCAGATTGGCTGTATTTCCAGAAGAAATGCTACTACCTCTCAGAGAGAGAAGCCAACTGGAACTCTAGTCAGAACTTCTGCTCATTGCACAATGCTTCCCTCCTTGTGATCGAAAATCTTCAGGAATTG AGTTTTATGGTGAAGATAACAAAGCAAGACCCATGGATTGgacttcataaaataaatgaagaattcTTTTGG GATTGA